A single Dunckerocampus dactyliophorus isolate RoL2022-P2 chromosome 2, RoL_Ddac_1.1, whole genome shotgun sequence DNA region contains:
- the nudt13 gene encoding nucleoside diphosphate-linked moiety X motif 13 isoform X2 codes for MDESEEEEGYGAEEGEVLEAATNPSWCSCGIELHSSTMLKLPNKFLAASSCLMFSRHSAFVSKIRYMNRLKQDDEACVAALLNGRLLLFHRNAPLLQRSEGGRFRSRTLQCSDVQAVLQKLGTDGSLVKESVLIGCEQNQAQFCLDVGQLDRAAVENLCEGTFVDLNKAFFLLSGAEAPLVAKGKALLRWHQTNKFCGTSGQLTCRNQAGSQRVCSSSGTVSYPMMAPVVIVLVSDGTRCLLGRQSSFPPGMYSALAGFCDMGENLEEALCREVAEEVGLEVQNISYSSSQHWPHPHSSFMLGCHASVSPAHTELSVDHTELEDACWFTLDQLTAALQVKAPPPKSCHGVLWLPPKHAIAHRLIVEWVERQQHREAGQEVAPA; via the exons ATGGACGAaagcgaagaagaagaagggtaTGGAGCAGAAGAAGGCGAAGTATTGGAGGCGGCGACGAACCCGTCGTGGTGCAGCTGTGGGATT GAGCTGCACTCTTCAACCATGCTGAAACTTCCGAACAAGTTCCTGGCCGCTTCATCATGTCTGATGTTCTCCCGCCATTCAGCGTTCGTCTCCAAAATCAG GTACATGAACAGACTGAAGCAGGACGACGAGGCGTGCGTCGCCGCTCTTCTCAACGGTCGTCTTCTCCTCTTCCATCGAAATGCTCCTCTGCTGCAGAGAAGCGAAGGAGGACGCTTCCGAAGCAGAACGCTGCAATGCTCAG ATGTGCAAGCGGTCCTGCAGAAACTTGGCACTGATGGGTCGCTTGTGAAAGAGTcggttctgattggctgtgaaCAGAATCAGGCTCAGTTTTGCCTTGACGTCG GGCAGCTGGATAGGGCCGCAGTGGAGAACTTGTGTGAAGGAACCTTTGTTGATCTGAACAAGGCTTTTTTCCTCTTGTCGGGAGCGGAGGCACCTCTAGTGGCCAAG GGTAAGGCTCTGCTGCGTTGGCATCAGACCAACAAGTTCTGCGGCACCAGCGGTCAGCTGACCTGCCGCAACCAGGCAGGAAGTCAGAGAgtgtgcagcagcagcggcacagTCTCATATCCCATG ATGGCGCCAGTGGTCATCGTACTAGTTTCTGATGGGACACGTTGTTTGCTAGGCAGACAGTCATCCTTCCCGCCGGGCATGTACAGCGCCTTGGCTGGATTCTGTGACATGG GTGAGAACCTGGAGGAGGCGCTGTGCAGGGAGGTGGCAGAGGAGGTGGGTCTAGAGGTTCAGAACATCTCTTACAGCTCCTCACAGCACTGGCCCCACCCACACAGCTCTTTCATGCTGGGCTGCCACGCCTCTGTTAGCCCCGCCCACACTGAG CTGAGTGTGGACCACACGGAGCTGGAGGACGCTTGCTGGTTCACCCTGGACCAACTCACTGCTGCCCTGCAGGTAAAGGCTCCGCCCCCCAAAAGCTGCCACGGCGTCCTTTGGCTGCCACCCAAACACGCCATCGCCCACCGCCTCATCGTCGAGTGGGTCGAGCGACAACAGCACCGTgaggcaggacaggaagtggctcCAGCTTAG
- the rpp30 gene encoding ribonuclease P protein subunit p30 yields the protein MPFAVAIRVSASARSHCYIMSVFMDLNLTFSGDKSNMQRMIETAAHLGFSTVAVNYTFEPTAKKKQEIPSPKPINELMDQLPIVQGRSRPIRVLNRLTLVMSDMCYFRPNAAEYRSFDLIAVHPTTEKVFHAACMQLDVDIISISVMEKLPFFFKRAPVSGAVERGVVFEVSYAAAIRDATMRRYTIANAVSLTETCKGKNVIVSSAAEKPLELRGPYDIINLSMLFGLSDGDAGKAVSSTCRSVLFHAETRKTASGVISTKKVCSGTTCQQEAPPSSSCDVPAAKRVKTQQMD from the exons ATGCCTTTCGCTGTTGCAATCCGCGTGTCGGCGTCTGCTCGCTCACATTGCTACATCATGTCTGTCTTCATGGATTTAAACTTGACTTTCTCGGGCGATAAAAGCAACATGCAGCGAATGATTGAGACTGCAGCTCATC TTGGTTTTTCCACAGTAGCCGTCAACTACACTTTTGAACCCACAGCCAAAAAGAAACag GAGATTCCCTCCCCCAAGCCGATCAATGAGCTCATGGATCAGCTACCCATTGTCCAG gGTCGCTCTCGGCCAATCAGAGTGCTCAACAGACTGACGCTGGTCATGTCAGACATGTGTTACTTT AGGCCGAATGCGGCAGAGTACCGAAGTTTTGATTTGATAGCGGTGCACCCAACGACAGAAAAAGTTTTTCAT GCGGCGTGCATGCAGTTAGACGTGGACATCATCAGTATTTCCGTGATGGAGAAACTTCCATTCTTCTTTAAGAGAGCTCCAGTCAGCGGG GCTGTGGAGAGAGGTGTGGTGTTTGAAGTTTCGTACGCCGCAGCCATCAGAGATGCCACCATGAGACGCTACACCATTGCTAACGCTGTTAGCCTGACAGAGACGTGCAAAGGGAAG AACGTGATTGTGTCGAGTGCGGCTGAGAAG CCTCTGGAGCTGAGAGGACCCTATGACATCATCAACTT AAGTATGCTGTTTGGTCTGTCAGACGGTGACGCTGGAAAGGCCGTTTCCTCCACATGTCGATCGGTCTTATTTCACGCAG AAACCAGGAAGACTGCGAGTGGTGTCATTTCCACCAAAAAGGTCTGCAGCGGAACCACCTGCCAGCAGGAGGCTCCACCCTCGTCCTCTT GCGACGTGCCTGCAGCCAAACGAGTCAAAACTCAGCAGATGGACTGA
- the si:ch211-207i20.2 gene encoding gastrula zinc finger protein XlCGF8.2DB isoform X2 — METLANEALGKIVNIVDDVKLLEAESRRSSKTPQISIVSILNKACVEVEHSYGVSPLGQDAPTVAQEEPQEVDAEAPLVLAVSIKDQHGNVDLDAIVERAQLEASSELLLEGVRWKCSRKSFASQSNLASHSQACTQSGGRPHTCRQCGKCFAKLAQLKTHAVVHTGEKPFACDLCGRRFTLRQNLHRHAHSHTGRKFFSCGVCGKGFTRSVTLRTHELIHTGQKPLKCEQCPKTFRHAINLKNHLRVHSGTRPFLCDLCGKSFRQSVNLKIHCRVHTGERPYCCKECGKTFSQQSSLITHGRTHSTERPFACTSCDKSFNNANSLKLHVRVHTGEKPYGCDVCGKTFSQGSHLRTHKSHVHAGGKRYICDKCGKRYADQRNLKMHKCGYA; from the exons ATGGAAACGCTGGCCAATGAGGCGCTAGGGAAGATCGTCAACATTGTGGATGACGTCAAGCTGTTGGAGGCAGAGTCCAGGCGGAGCAGCAAGACACCACAGATAAGCATCGTCAGCATCCTCAACAAAGCCTGCGTTG AGGTGGAGCACTCGTACGGAGTCTCTCCACTTGGTCAAGACGCACCAACGGTCGCTCAG GAGGAACCCCAGGAAGTTGACGCAGAGGCGCCGTTGGTCCTGGCTGTCAGCATCAAAGACCAGCACGGAAACGTCGACCTGGATGCCATCGTCGAGC gCGCTCAACTTGAAGCGAGCTCGGAGTTGTTATTGGAGGGCGTCAGGTGGAAGTGTTCCAGGAAGTCCTTCGCGTCTCAGAGCAACTTGGCCTCACACAGTCAAGCGTGCACGCAGAGCGGCGGGCGGCCGCACACGTGTCGGCAGTGTGGCAAGTGCTTCGCCAAGCTGGCGCAACTCAAGACGCACGCCGTGGTGCACACGGGCGAGAAGCCCTTTGCCTGCGACCTTTGCGGCCGCCGTTTCACCCTTCGACAAAACCTGCACCGCCATGCCCACAGCCACACGGGCAGGAAGTTCTTCTCATGTGGCGTGTGCGGGAAAGGCTTCACGCGCTCCGTCACGCTCAGGACGCACGAGCTCATCCACACGGGACAGAAACCTCTTAAGTGCGAGCAGTGCCCCAAAACCTTCCGCCATGCCATCAACCTCAAGAACCACTTGCGGGTCCACAGCGGCACGCGGCCTTTTTTGTGCGACCTCTGCGGCAAGAGCTTCCGCCAGTCGGTCAACCTGAAGATTCACTGCCGTGTCCACACTGGCGAGCGGCCATATTGTTGCAAGGAGTGCGGCAAGACGTTCAGCCAGCAGAGCAGCCTGATCACACACGGCCGCACGCACTCCACCGAACGCCCATTCGCCTGCACCTCCTGTGACAAGAGCTTCAACAACGCCAACAGCCTCAAACTACACGTCCGCGTGCACACGGGCGAGAAGCCGTACGGCTGCGACGTGTGCGGCAAGACCTTCAGTCAGGGCAGCCATCTTCGAACGCACAAGAGCCATGTGCATGCCGGGGGCAAGCGCTACATCTGCGACAAGTGCGGCAAACGCTACGCCGACCAGCGCAACCTCAAGATGCACAAGTGCGGCTACGCATGA
- the nudt13 gene encoding nucleoside diphosphate-linked moiety X motif 13 isoform X3 — protein MDESEEEEGYGAEEGEVLEAATNPSWCSCGIELHSSTMLKLPNKFLAASSCLMFSRHSAFVSKIRYMNRLKQDDEACVAALLNGRLLLFHRNAPLLQRSEGGRFRSRTLQCSGQLDRAAVENLCEGTFVDLNKAFFLLSGAEAPLVAKGKALLRWHQTNKFCGTSGQLTCRNQAGSQRVCSSSGTVSYPMMAPVVIVLVSDGTRCLLGRQSSFPPGMYSALAGFCDMGENLEEALCREVAEEVGLEVQNISYSSSQHWPHPHSSFMLGCHASVSPAHTELSVDHTELEDACWFTLDQLTAALQVKAPPPKSCHGVLWLPPKHAIAHRLIVEWVERQQHREAGQEVAPA, from the exons ATGGACGAaagcgaagaagaagaagggtaTGGAGCAGAAGAAGGCGAAGTATTGGAGGCGGCGACGAACCCGTCGTGGTGCAGCTGTGGGATT GAGCTGCACTCTTCAACCATGCTGAAACTTCCGAACAAGTTCCTGGCCGCTTCATCATGTCTGATGTTCTCCCGCCATTCAGCGTTCGTCTCCAAAATCAG GTACATGAACAGACTGAAGCAGGACGACGAGGCGTGCGTCGCCGCTCTTCTCAACGGTCGTCTTCTCCTCTTCCATCGAAATGCTCCTCTGCTGCAGAGAAGCGAAGGAGGACGCTTCCGAAGCAGAACGCTGCAATGCTCAG GGCAGCTGGATAGGGCCGCAGTGGAGAACTTGTGTGAAGGAACCTTTGTTGATCTGAACAAGGCTTTTTTCCTCTTGTCGGGAGCGGAGGCACCTCTAGTGGCCAAG GGTAAGGCTCTGCTGCGTTGGCATCAGACCAACAAGTTCTGCGGCACCAGCGGTCAGCTGACCTGCCGCAACCAGGCAGGAAGTCAGAGAgtgtgcagcagcagcggcacagTCTCATATCCCATG ATGGCGCCAGTGGTCATCGTACTAGTTTCTGATGGGACACGTTGTTTGCTAGGCAGACAGTCATCCTTCCCGCCGGGCATGTACAGCGCCTTGGCTGGATTCTGTGACATGG GTGAGAACCTGGAGGAGGCGCTGTGCAGGGAGGTGGCAGAGGAGGTGGGTCTAGAGGTTCAGAACATCTCTTACAGCTCCTCACAGCACTGGCCCCACCCACACAGCTCTTTCATGCTGGGCTGCCACGCCTCTGTTAGCCCCGCCCACACTGAG CTGAGTGTGGACCACACGGAGCTGGAGGACGCTTGCTGGTTCACCCTGGACCAACTCACTGCTGCCCTGCAGGTAAAGGCTCCGCCCCCCAAAAGCTGCCACGGCGTCCTTTGGCTGCCACCCAAACACGCCATCGCCCACCGCCTCATCGTCGAGTGGGTCGAGCGACAACAGCACCGTgaggcaggacaggaagtggctcCAGCTTAG
- the si:ch211-207i20.2 gene encoding zinc finger protein 501 isoform X1, whose protein sequence is MSATADVHAQLAAVMESLVHAAVAEVQKLAEEQPLTAGSVHRESREKVVCFAVIMETLANEALGKIVNIVDDVKLLEAESRRSSKTPQISIVSILNKACVEVEHSYGVSPLGQDAPTVAQEEPQEVDAEAPLVLAVSIKDQHGNVDLDAIVERAQLEASSELLLEGVRWKCSRKSFASQSNLASHSQACTQSGGRPHTCRQCGKCFAKLAQLKTHAVVHTGEKPFACDLCGRRFTLRQNLHRHAHSHTGRKFFSCGVCGKGFTRSVTLRTHELIHTGQKPLKCEQCPKTFRHAINLKNHLRVHSGTRPFLCDLCGKSFRQSVNLKIHCRVHTGERPYCCKECGKTFSQQSSLITHGRTHSTERPFACTSCDKSFNNANSLKLHVRVHTGEKPYGCDVCGKTFSQGSHLRTHKSHVHAGGKRYICDKCGKRYADQRNLKMHKCGYA, encoded by the exons ATGAGCGCCACCGCGGACGTGCACGCGCAGCTGGCCGCCGTCATGGAGTCGCTCGTCCACGCCGCCGTGGCCGAGGTCCAAAAGTTAGCCGAAGAACAGCCTCTTACGGCGGGCAGCGTGCACAGAGAGAGCCGGGAGAAGGTG GTGTGCTTTGCCGTCATCATGGAAACGCTGGCCAATGAGGCGCTAGGGAAGATCGTCAACATTGTGGATGACGTCAAGCTGTTGGAGGCAGAGTCCAGGCGGAGCAGCAAGACACCACAGATAAGCATCGTCAGCATCCTCAACAAAGCCTGCGTTG AGGTGGAGCACTCGTACGGAGTCTCTCCACTTGGTCAAGACGCACCAACGGTCGCTCAG GAGGAACCCCAGGAAGTTGACGCAGAGGCGCCGTTGGTCCTGGCTGTCAGCATCAAAGACCAGCACGGAAACGTCGACCTGGATGCCATCGTCGAGC gCGCTCAACTTGAAGCGAGCTCGGAGTTGTTATTGGAGGGCGTCAGGTGGAAGTGTTCCAGGAAGTCCTTCGCGTCTCAGAGCAACTTGGCCTCACACAGTCAAGCGTGCACGCAGAGCGGCGGGCGGCCGCACACGTGTCGGCAGTGTGGCAAGTGCTTCGCCAAGCTGGCGCAACTCAAGACGCACGCCGTGGTGCACACGGGCGAGAAGCCCTTTGCCTGCGACCTTTGCGGCCGCCGTTTCACCCTTCGACAAAACCTGCACCGCCATGCCCACAGCCACACGGGCAGGAAGTTCTTCTCATGTGGCGTGTGCGGGAAAGGCTTCACGCGCTCCGTCACGCTCAGGACGCACGAGCTCATCCACACGGGACAGAAACCTCTTAAGTGCGAGCAGTGCCCCAAAACCTTCCGCCATGCCATCAACCTCAAGAACCACTTGCGGGTCCACAGCGGCACGCGGCCTTTTTTGTGCGACCTCTGCGGCAAGAGCTTCCGCCAGTCGGTCAACCTGAAGATTCACTGCCGTGTCCACACTGGCGAGCGGCCATATTGTTGCAAGGAGTGCGGCAAGACGTTCAGCCAGCAGAGCAGCCTGATCACACACGGCCGCACGCACTCCACCGAACGCCCATTCGCCTGCACCTCCTGTGACAAGAGCTTCAACAACGCCAACAGCCTCAAACTACACGTCCGCGTGCACACGGGCGAGAAGCCGTACGGCTGCGACGTGTGCGGCAAGACCTTCAGTCAGGGCAGCCATCTTCGAACGCACAAGAGCCATGTGCATGCCGGGGGCAAGCGCTACATCTGCGACAAGTGCGGCAAACGCTACGCCGACCAGCGCAACCTCAAGATGCACAAGTGCGGCTACGCATGA
- the nudt13 gene encoding nucleoside diphosphate-linked moiety X motif 13 isoform X1 produces MDESEEEEGYGAEEGEVLEAATNPSWCSCGIELHSSTMLKLPNKFLAASSCLMFSRHSAFVSKIRYMNRLKQDDEACVAALLNGRLLLFHRNAPLLQRSEGGRFRSRTLQCSDVQAVLQKLGTDGSLVKESVLIGCEQNQAQFCLDVGQLDRAAVENLCEGTFVDLNKAFFLLSGAEAPLVAKVRFSTNYAVVLFLQCLINGLFQGKALLRWHQTNKFCGTSGQLTCRNQAGSQRVCSSSGTVSYPMMAPVVIVLVSDGTRCLLGRQSSFPPGMYSALAGFCDMGENLEEALCREVAEEVGLEVQNISYSSSQHWPHPHSSFMLGCHASVSPAHTELSVDHTELEDACWFTLDQLTAALQVKAPPPKSCHGVLWLPPKHAIAHRLIVEWVERQQHREAGQEVAPA; encoded by the exons ATGGACGAaagcgaagaagaagaagggtaTGGAGCAGAAGAAGGCGAAGTATTGGAGGCGGCGACGAACCCGTCGTGGTGCAGCTGTGGGATT GAGCTGCACTCTTCAACCATGCTGAAACTTCCGAACAAGTTCCTGGCCGCTTCATCATGTCTGATGTTCTCCCGCCATTCAGCGTTCGTCTCCAAAATCAG GTACATGAACAGACTGAAGCAGGACGACGAGGCGTGCGTCGCCGCTCTTCTCAACGGTCGTCTTCTCCTCTTCCATCGAAATGCTCCTCTGCTGCAGAGAAGCGAAGGAGGACGCTTCCGAAGCAGAACGCTGCAATGCTCAG ATGTGCAAGCGGTCCTGCAGAAACTTGGCACTGATGGGTCGCTTGTGAAAGAGTcggttctgattggctgtgaaCAGAATCAGGCTCAGTTTTGCCTTGACGTCG GGCAGCTGGATAGGGCCGCAGTGGAGAACTTGTGTGAAGGAACCTTTGTTGATCTGAACAAGGCTTTTTTCCTCTTGTCGGGAGCGGAGGCACCTCTAGTGGCCAAGGTGCGTTTTTCGACTAATTATGCTGTTGTGCTGTTCCTCCAGTGCCTAATAAATGGGCTCTTTCAGGGTAAGGCTCTGCTGCGTTGGCATCAGACCAACAAGTTCTGCGGCACCAGCGGTCAGCTGACCTGCCGCAACCAGGCAGGAAGTCAGAGAgtgtgcagcagcagcggcacagTCTCATATCCCATG ATGGCGCCAGTGGTCATCGTACTAGTTTCTGATGGGACACGTTGTTTGCTAGGCAGACAGTCATCCTTCCCGCCGGGCATGTACAGCGCCTTGGCTGGATTCTGTGACATGG GTGAGAACCTGGAGGAGGCGCTGTGCAGGGAGGTGGCAGAGGAGGTGGGTCTAGAGGTTCAGAACATCTCTTACAGCTCCTCACAGCACTGGCCCCACCCACACAGCTCTTTCATGCTGGGCTGCCACGCCTCTGTTAGCCCCGCCCACACTGAG CTGAGTGTGGACCACACGGAGCTGGAGGACGCTTGCTGGTTCACCCTGGACCAACTCACTGCTGCCCTGCAGGTAAAGGCTCCGCCCCCCAAAAGCTGCCACGGCGTCCTTTGGCTGCCACCCAAACACGCCATCGCCCACCGCCTCATCGTCGAGTGGGTCGAGCGACAACAGCACCGTgaggcaggacaggaagtggctcCAGCTTAG